From Penicillium psychrofluorescens genome assembly, chromosome: 1, one genomic window encodes:
- a CDS encoding uncharacterized protein (ID:PFLUO_000696-T1.cds;~source:funannotate) produces the protein MLSESFVASTLASAKSTVAALRDVGICVHEWQPAATLRSTFKKSSTATNCLAVSPSHVFAAQAEKAVVHVYSREKGNQEAVVPFPERIRSIAVAGAKYGDVVVLGTEGGRLILWETCTGRQVATTASHLQPVTSLVVDPTSNFILSGAADASVHVWSLVGILSFATPASGHNRQPPNAPIRTFSNHRAAITSLALGHSNGRHNMVVSTAKDNTAIAWDYHTGKALRTFLLPSSATCTVLDPVDRAFYVGYEDGSVQSVDFYRNQSTQHPLHDPSLQSTPAQASVEDRWLPPSSDSGKVNVLGVSYDGTTLLSGHDNGKALSWNIARHKFATQLADYTHPITNLVMLPPSGLSDTSPKKRMAHTIVKPRHDHALSSQTHTPGAVPAEYVFHTHVLASRTSKSQFSQALTHPFFPDSMITDGLAELASLRQSGGAEISTVSTVARPSAAGDADAPRVSELESEVSTLKKKVAVNEAARHASTDEVVQLRSHLASLQDYINELHEKQEVARHEKVARQARREEREKRRREAWFAAEKKGRNGDASMRKMDVDEGVLTSDSDEQSDE, from the exons ATGCTGTCTGAGTCATTCGTGGCGTCGACGCTCGCCTCGGCCAAATCGACGGTCGCGGCCTTGCGCGATGTCGGGATTTGCGTGCACGAGTGGCAGCCAGCGGCCACGCTGCGATCGACGTTCAAGAAGAGCTCCACGGCCACCAACTGTCTGGCCGTGAGCCCCTCGCATGTCTTTGCGGCGCAAGCAGAGAAAGCCGTGGTGCATGTGTACAGCCGCGAGAAAGGTAACCAAGAGGCCGTGGTGCCTTTCCCCGAGCGCATTCGCAGCATTGCGGTCGCTGGAGCCAAGTATGGTGACGTCGTGGTCTTGGGCACAGAGGGTGGCCGACTGATTCTGTGGGAG ACCTGTACTGGACGCCAGGTGGCTACCACGGCCTCGCATCTGCAGCCGGTGACTTCGCTCGTCGTCGATCCCACCTCCAACTTCATCCTAtccggcgccgccgacgccagTGTCCATGTGTGGTCGCTGGTCGGCATCCTCTCCTTTGCGACTCCAGCCTCCGGTCATAACCGCCAGCCCCCGAATGCTCCGATCCGGACCTTCTCGAACCACCGCGCCGCCATCACCTCTCTCGCCCTGGGGCATAGCAATGGCCGACATAACATGGTGGTCTCGACCGCCAAGGACAATACCGCGATCGCATGGGACTACCACACCGGAAAGGCCTTGCGCACCTTCCTgctcccctcctccgccacctgCACGGTTTTGGATCCCGTCGACCGAGCCTTCTACGTCGGATACGAAGATGGCAGCGTCCAGTCGGTGGACTTCTACCGGAATCAATCCACACAACATCCCCTGCACGACCCATCCCTCCAATCGACTCCAGCACAGGCTTCTGTAGAAGACCGCTGGCTACCTCCATCCAGCGACTCGGGCAAAGTAAACGTTCTGGGCGTGTCATACGACGGCACGACATTACTATCAGGACATGACAATGGCAAGGCTCTATCATGGAACATTGCACGACACAAGTTCGCTACCCAACTAGCCGACTACACGCACCCCATTACAAATCTTGTCATGCTTCCACCCAGCGGCCTATCAGATACCTCTCCGAAAAAGAGAATGGCGCACACGATCGTCAAACCACGCCACGACCATGCGCTGTCCAGTCAAACACACACCCCTGGCGCCGTACCAGCCGAATATGTGTTTCACACGCACGTCCTCGCCTCGCGGACCTCCAAATCCCAATTCTCGCAAGCACTCACCCACCCCTTCTTCCCGGACTCCATGATCACCGATGGGCTAGCGGAGCTGGCCTCACTGCGCCAATCCGGCGGCGCTGAGATCTCCACCGTCTCCACGGTCGCACGACCTTCGgcagctggagatgcagatgcGCCTCGTGTCTCAGAGCTGGAAAGCGAGGTGTCGACGCTAAAGAAAAAGGTTGCCGTTAATGAGGCCGCCCGTCACGCTAGCACCGATGAAGTCGTGCAGCTACGGTCGCACCTGGCGTCCCTGCAAGACTATATCAATGAGCTGCATGAAAAGCAGGAGGTTGCCCGGCACGAGAAGGTCGCCCGCCAAGCAAGGAGGGAAGAACGTGAGAAGCGCCGAAGAGAAGCGTGGTTCgcggccgagaagaaagggc
- a CDS encoding uncharacterized protein (ID:PFLUO_000697-T1.cds;~source:funannotate): MDREPGNLHLNTYLPPPRLQTHVKNQDSSSTSASHDVMASGDRIPSPRRWSPTFQPRRRSRQCPNSLSFIPSPALPQSETHEQAPSLRRRLATRAPLSISPFRSVRRMKEPFQLMLPSSPVSLDSAPTFGDKSLETADPVAGLTLRTWSSDQNLASASLEAFGLLPSPPISESRPGSAAAEESYFDSKPESDTNTEVETVDEDATPGIEEPPKNIDLDEKVTYKAYRPPGWEDTEQDQRMTDVKNVHEAHSHFVRHCESIDETGPDIIEDPKAISAASPEPKTEQVSILGSSPRVHRARTATMSSEASWVPSNFSYCERWLQCVPHDMLEGQDDHPPEFNRRKFRIVENDPPMPKLDIIPGAKVLDEPVRFAVASKPKLVDIARQSPIPAPLPPPLPPPSLLPTNAVPATPNQRQVEVSAFSPDTPLNLSDSGYGTRDSGYSADSFHDDSKDDESYTDPGSLTSDSITSTVVNDRPESAQGERNIYPQPEIRSGSVSPKASSPKPASPQSSELSEKEERENLWNHEWTLDQLDHSVKDFPRHMLRLTSPVIIHIRKNEEKALLRPFHTIFPEVAENLLDCLCAALIARNYLVTLSSIHRRKPSLSQRSGAYAIDSVPTKAYSTLGIQLPSGSPGRIKDRVLGSRSIELRRELEKIIDNLLFAICGRSDTILKSAVEVLAQVLETTALD; this comes from the exons ATGGACCGTGAGCCCGGAAATCTACATCTCAATACATACTTGCCGCCTCCCCGTCTCCAGACGCATGTCAAGAACCAAGACTCCAGTTCGACATCGGCGAGCCACGATGTGATGGCCTCCGGTGACCGGATCCCATCCCCACGCCGGTGGTCTCCAACGTTTCagccgcggaggaggagtaGACAGTGCCCGAACTCTCTGTCGTTCATTCCCTCGCCGGCGTTGCCCCAGTCCGAAACCCACGAACAGGCGCCATCACTCCGACGACGTCTAGCCACTCGGGCACCGCTGAGCATCTCGCCGTTTCGATCAGTGCGGAGAATGAAGGAACCTTTCCAATTGATGCTACCATCGTCGCCAGTATCTTTGGATAGTGCACCTACTTTCGGGGACAAATCTTTGGAAACAGCAGACCCGGTGGCTGGTCTCACATTGCGAACCTGGAGTTCCGACCAGAACTTGGCCTCTGCTAGCTTGGAGGCGTTTGGTCTGCTTCCCAGCCCACCGATCTCAGAGTCTCGCCCTGGTAGTGCGGCAGCCGAGGAATCATATTTTGACAGCAAGCCCGAGTCTGATACCAACACCGAAGTGGAAactgtggatgaggatgcaACACCGGGAATTGAGGAACCTCCTAAAAATATCGACCTGGACGAAAAGGTCACATACAAGGCATACCGTCCACCAGGGTGGGAAGACACCGAGCAAGATCAGCGGATGACAGACGTGAAGAATGTTCATGAAGCACATTCGCATTTTGTTCGGCATTGTGAATCGATTGATGAAACAGGCCCCGACATTATTGAAGATCCGAAGGCTATatctgctgcatctccagAGCCGAAGACTGAGCAAGTCTCTATACTGGGCAGCTCACCCAGAGTTCATCGCGCGAGAACAGCCACGATGTCAAGTGAGGCTAGCTGGGTACCCAGCAATTTCTCCTACTGTGAGCGGTGGCTGCAGTGTGTGCCACACGACATGTTGGAGGGTCAAGATGACCATCCACCTGAATTTAATCGGCGCAAGTTCCGAATTGTCGAGAACGATCCTCCAATGCCCAAGCTGGACATCATTCCCGGTGCCAAAGTTCTAGATGAACCAGTG AGGTTCGCAGTCGCCAGCAAACCAAAGTTGGTTGACATTGCTCGACAATCCCCAATACCTGCGccattaccaccaccattaccaccaccatctctACTACCGACAAATGCAGTACCTGCTACTCCAAATCAACGCCAAGTAGAAGTATCTGCCTTTAGCCCCGACACTCCACTCAACTTGTCCGACAGCGGATATGGTACTCGCGATTCGGGTTACTCCGCCGATAGTTTCCATGATGACAGCAAAGACGATGAATCCTACACAGATCCAGGCTCCTTGACATCGGACAGTATCACGTCCACCGTGGTCAATGACAGGCCTGAGTCCGCGCAGGGAGAGCGCAACATTTACCCCCAACCCGAGATACGCTCTGGTAGCGTAAGCCCCAAGGCATCATCACCCAAACCCGCTTCCCCACAGTCCTCCGAACTgtccgagaaggaagaaagagagaacCTATGGAATCACGAGTGGACATTGGACCAGCTGGACCATTCCGTGAAAGACTTCCCACGCCATATGCTCCGGTTGACATCACCGGTCATAATTCATATCCGCAAGAATGAAGAGAAAGCACTTCTTCGACCCTTCCACACCATCTTCCCCGAAGTCGCTGAGAATCTATTGGACTGTCTCTGCGCCGCCCTCATCGCCCGCAACTACCTCGTTACTCTCTCTTCTATCCACCGACGCAAACCATCTCTCTCCCAGCGCAGCGGCGCATACGCCATTGACTCCGTGCCCACGAAGGCTTACTCCACGCTAGGAATTCAGCTCCCATCGGGTTCGCCCGGCCGCATCAAAGACCGTGTTCTCGGCTCCCGCAGCATAGAGCTTCGCCGAGAGCTAGAAAAGATCATCGACAATCTACTATTTGCTATCTGTGGACGGTCGGATACCATACTGAAATCGGCTGTCGAGGTTTTAGCGCAGGTCCTTGAAACCACCGCCTTGGATTGA
- a CDS encoding uncharacterized protein (ID:PFLUO_000698-T1.cds;~source:funannotate), with protein MAASSRSLRHLSSSVRASVSRPSLSVGCRGYATTDPSSATTTTDTPGVTRRPRTTFQDKLNAGPSFSDFVSGDTDNAPLDPSEAYALKTALVGPAGRKKEMTRLPSWLKTPIPDSKNYQRLKKDLRGLNLHTVCEEARCPNISDCWGGNDKAAATATIMLMGDTCTRGCRFCSVKTSRAPPPLDPHEPENTAEAISRWGLGYVVLTSVDRDDLADGGARHFAETVIKIKQKAPNILVECLTGDYRGDVEMAQLVARSGLDVYAHNVETVEALTPYVRDRRATFQQSIRVLDAAKAAKPDLITKTSLMLGLGETDEQLWDALRQLRAVNVDVVTFGQYMRPTKRHMAVHEYVTPDRFELWRQRALDMGFLYCASGPLVRSSYKAGEAFIENVLKKRRAGSGTTERAVSQNVAAADEATR; from the coding sequence ATGGCAGCATCTTCACGAAGTCTGCGACATCTATCATCCTCCGTGAGAGCTTCCGTCTCTCGTCCGTCTCTCTCGGTAGGATGTCGAGGCTACGCAACGACCGatccctcctccgccaccaccaccaccgatACCCCAGGAGTCACCCGGCGACCTCGAACGACCTTCCAAGATAAGCTGAATGCCGGTCCCTCATTCTCCGATTTCGTATCCGGGGACACCGACAATGCACCGCTCGACCCATCCGAGGCGTACGCGCTCAAAACCGCGCTGGTCGGGCCAGCCGGacgcaagaaggaaatgacCCGTCTGCCCTCGTGGCTGAAGACCCCGATCCCAGATTCGAAAAACTACCAGCGTCTGAAGAAGGATCTGCGCGGGTTGAACCTCCACACCGtctgcgaagaagcccgaTGCCCCAATATCTCCGACTGCTGGGGCGGCAACGACAAGGCTGCCGCTACGGCCACCATCATGCTGATGGGCGATACCTGCACGCGCGGATGCCGCTTCTGTAGCGTTAAGACCTCGCGCGCACCCCCGCCGCTAGACCCGCACGAGCCTGAAAATACGGCCGAAGCTATCTCGCGCTGGGGTCTCGGGTACGTGGTGCTCACGAGCGTGGACCGCGACGACctggccgacggcggcgccCGCCACTTCGCCGAGACGGTTATAAAAATCAAACAGAAAGCGCCCAATATCCTGGTCGAGTGTCTGACGGGCGACTACCGGGGCGAtgtggagatggcgcagcTGGTTGCGCGGTCCGGGCTGGACGTGTACGCGCACAACGTCGAGACCGTCGAGGCTCTCACGCCCTACGTCCGTGACCGTCGCGCTACTTTCCAGCAATCGATCCGCGTCCTCGACGCTGCGAAGGCCGCGAAACCCGATCTCATCACTAAGACCTCGCTCATGCTGGGTCTCGGCGAGACGGACGAGCAGTTGTGGGACGCGCTTCGCCAGCTCCGCGCTGTAAACGTGGATGTCGTCACGTTCGGCCAGTACATGCGCCCGACAAAACGCCACATGGCTGTCCACGAGTATGTCACCCCGGACCGCTTCGAGCTCTGGCGCCAGCGCGCTCTCGACATGGGCTTCCTCTACTGTGCCTCGGGACCCTTGGTCCGCAGCAGCTACAAGGCCGGTGAGGCTTTCATCGAGAACGTTCTCAAGAAGCGACGTGCTGGTTCGGGAACTACGGAGCGTGCGGTTAGCCAGAATGTTGCGGCGGCTGACGAGGCTACTCGATGa